In one Oryza glaberrima chromosome 2, OglaRS2, whole genome shotgun sequence genomic region, the following are encoded:
- the LOC127763685 gene encoding uncharacterized protein LOC127763685, with protein MEAQQGRRPNRTQPEPSSYGTKHPLLATKFSSHGEISQLLADVIYQDAVVVKVLGASNPNTTKVSAMVGFVCDCQVDDFALLPFRHRMYIVIFMDSDKQYERSQKAFSQKSFTFQTTRLAFEPFKRNLHSVPNPLRQRVILALEGVPPESWNKSAMKELLDGSCMVEELYAEHHIEDLSVFKLAAWTTDCNLIPKLMDWNIEAVEKDQQSSEYAWKHNADLSTILIHIEKLFDYTDEDSESETDGEILKQYERNNPRLPIVKTFQWVSRQIDTDTGPLEGGSPAMPPRRLPSELGRHH; from the coding sequence ATGGAAGCCCAGCAAGGTAGACGCCCTAACAGAACACAACCAGAGCCATCATCCTATGGAACTAAACATCCGCTGTTAGCGACAAAGTTCTCAAGCCATGGAGAGATTTCACAGCTGCTTGCCGATGTTATTTACCAAGATGCTGTAGTTGTCAAGGTGCTTGGGGCTAGCAATCCGAACACAACCAAGGTATCAGCTATGGTAGGCTTCGTCTGTGACTGCCAAGTCGATGATTTTGCGTTACTGCCATTCAGACATAGAATGTACATCGTCATATTCATGGACTCTGATAAACAATACGAAAGATCTCAAAAGGCATTTAGCCAGAAAAGCTTCACATTCCAAACAACTCGCCTAGCATTTGAACCTTTCAAGAGGAATCTACATAGTGTTCCAAACCCATTGCGTCAAAGAGTCATACTTGCATTAGAAGGAGTACCACCAGAATCATGGAACAAATCAGCTATGAAAGAATTACTCGATGGCAGTTGTATGGTTGAGGAGCTATATGCAGAGCACCATATAGAAGATCTTTCTGTTTTCAAATTGGCTGCATGGACAACAGATTGCAATCTTATCCCCAAGCTAATGGATTGGAATATTGAGGCAGTTGAGAAGGATCAGCAATCATCGGAGTATGCTTGGAAACACAATGCAGATTTATCAACCATATTAATTCACATTGAGAAACTCTTTGACTACACTGATGAAGACAGTGAAAGTGAGACCGATGGAGAGATTCTAAAACAATATGAGAGAAACAACCCTCGCTTGCCAATTGTAAAGACATTCCAGTGGGTATCTCGCCAGATAGACACTGATACTGGACCTCTTGAGGGTGGATCGCCAGCAATGCCACCACGTCGTCTGCCTTCTGAGCTAGGTAGGCACCACTAA
- the LOC127764479 gene encoding NAC domain-containing protein 21/22-like yields MSWSLSLSMVEARLPPGFRFHPRDDELVVDYLSGKLRSGDGGAASGGGGAGAGCPTPTLIDVDLNKCEPWDLPEIACIGGKEWYFYNLKDRKYARGQRTNRATESGYWKATGKDREITRKGSLVGMRKTLVFYRGRAPKGERTDWVMHEFRQELDHANHHHHLKYMQEGWVLCRVFYKSRTEAVAAPTMESTLPPRYINGGTSRSPLPPLVDSSISFNHGGYEEVLPCFSSSHHQQPSPASMNASAAAADDQDYHHLSEGQRHYSGKKMMRDVQNDQVTTRFDGHLAVKREMSLKKKDLSEDEQVEDYYCLTDNGSSETWNLFQQ; encoded by the exons ATGAGTTGGTCGTTGAGTTTGAGCATGGTGGAGGCGAGGCTGCCTCCCGGGTTCAGATTCCATCCTCGAGACGACGAACTCGTGGTCGACTACCTCTCCGGCAAGCTCCGctccggcgacggtggcgcggcgagcggcggcggcggcgccggcgccggctgccCGACGCCGACACTGATCGACGTCGATCTCAACAAGTGCGAGCCATGGGACCTCCCAG AGATTGCTTGCATTGGAGGGAAGGAATGGTACTTCTACAACCTCAAGGACAGGAAATACGCAAGAGGGCAACGAACAAACAGAGCGACTGAATCAGGGTACTGGAAGGCCACCGGAAAAGACCGGGAGATCACCCGGAAAGGGTCCCTGGTTGGCATGCGTAAGACGCTCGTTTTCTACAGAGGGAGAGCCCCCAAGGGTGAGAGGACTGATTGGGTCATGCATGAGTTCCGTCAAGAATTAGACCATGCcaatcaccatcatcatctcAAG TACATGCAGGAGGGTTGGGTGCTGTGTAGGGTTTTCTACAAGAGCAGGACAGAAGCTGTTGCAGCACCAACAATGGAGTCTACTCTTCCTCCTCGTTACATCAATGGCGGCACATCAAGATCTCCATTGCCACCCCTCGTTGACAGCTCGATCTCCTTCAATCATGGAGGTTATGAGGAAGTTCTTCCCTGCTTCTCTAGCTCTCATCACCAGCAGCCATCGCCGGCGTCGATGAACgcgtcggctgctgctgctgatgatcaAGATTATCACCACCTGTCTGAAGGGCAGCGGCATTATTCAGGCAAGAAGATGATGAGAGATGTGCAGAATGATCAGGTGACTACTAGGTTTGATGGCCACCTTGCAGTGAAGAGGGAGATGTCTCTGAAGAAGAAGGATTTGTCTGAAGACGAACAGGTCGAGGATTACTACTGTCTAACTGACAATGGATCTTCAGAAACATGGAACTTATTCCAGCAGTAG
- the LOC127761606 gene encoding uncharacterized protein LOC127761606 — protein MASAVASTMPSPPPPAVSFGWLAPTRVSPPPALPAVAVAAEQAVSKEFIDFEFSLGGSATMLPADELFADGKLLPLRPHPVAAEKAVAMEAEKAVPELVKAVRPAVAVAAEVFDPYVFSPKAPTCSSRWRELLRLKKVQTPTKPSASTSASPSTATAATPSRSSNSSAARSLKLLLLQRNGGRASGAAASDLSVAPLLRDSSDSEASLSLASSRFSLSSSSSSSCHEHDDFPRHSLDSVDPTPRPRLRLVRSQPQPHPPAAAAAAVAKPRAAIQSPARRRPSPPPPPPPQVVSVDSPRMNSSGKIVFQGLERSSSSPAGSVHSSLRSRSRVMDRSYSAGVRAATPVVLNVPVCSRPVFGFFKDRKDAAAKDSSASRPRSALGRKTAPHGGNGGGASRDLGTSN, from the coding sequence atggCATCCGCCGTCGCTAGCACcatgccctcgccgccgccgcccgccgtctcGTTCGGCTGGCTCGCCCCCACGCGCgtgtcgccgccaccggcattgccggcggtggcggtggcggcggagcaggctGTGTCGAAGGAGTTCATTGATTTTGAGTTCAGCCTTGGTGGATCTGCGACCATGTTGCCGGCGGATGAGCTGTTCGCCGACGGGAAGCTGCTCCCGCTCCGGCCGcatccggtggcggcggagaaggcggtggcgatggaggcggagAAGGCGGTGCCGGAGCTCGTGAAGGCGGTGCGGcctgcggtggcggtggcggcggaggtgttcGACCCGTACGTGTTCTCACCCAAGGCGCCGACGTGCTCGAGCAGGTGGAGGGAGCTGCTCCGGCTGAAGAAGGTCCAGACGCCGACGAagccgtcggcgtcgacgtccgcatcgccgtcgacggcgacggcggcgacgccgtcgagATCCTCGAACTCCTCGGCGGCCAGGTCgctcaagctgctgctgctccagcgGAACGGCGGGCGCGCGtctggcgccgccgcgtcggacCTCTCCGTGGCGCCGCTCCTCCGCGACAGCTCCGACTCCGAGGCGTCCCTCTCCCTCGCGTCCTCCCGCTTCtcgctctcgtcgtcgtcgtcgtcgtcctgccACGAGCACGACGACTTCCCCCGCCACTCCCTCGACTCCGTCGACCCCACACCAcggccccgcctccgcctcgtccgGTCTCAACCACAGCCGcaccctcctgccgccgccgccgccgccgttgccaagCCACGGGCGGCGATCCAGAGCcccgcccggcgccgcccctcgccaccgccgccgcctccgccgcaggtGGTCTCCGTGGACTCGCCGCGCATGAACTCGTCCGGCAAGATCGTGTTCCAGGGCCTGGAACgcagctcgagctcgccggcggggagcgTCCACTCGAGCCTCCGGTCGCGGTCGCGCGTCATGGACAGGTCCTACTCCGCTGGCgtccgcgccgccacccccgtCGTGCTCAACGTGCCGGTCTGCTCGCGCCCGGTGTTCGGGTTCTTCAAGGACAGGaaggacgcggcggcgaaggactCGTCGGCGTCGCGGCCTCGGTCGGCGCTTGGCCGGAAGACGGCGCCCcacggcggcaatggcggcggcgcatccAGAGATCTTGGTACTAGCAACTGA